One genomic segment of Linepithema humile isolate Giens D197 chromosome 5, Lhum_UNIL_v1.0, whole genome shotgun sequence includes these proteins:
- the Ir25a gene encoding ionotropic receptor 25a isoform X1, which translates to MYNSSNVISSTVIASILQTMAEILGFDYDIRESSDKEFGYVIKSGKWTSMIEDLMDIVDIAVGPLWITSSQATVIINGLKNEAANVSVTSALKALRERYPGHLGNVWSVQINESDSSESLEMICNSWNAAVSRGGVAVPDLVLDVTMTNLGAEASSSFTAAMGIPTLSAQYGQKDDIRYWRDLNTDQANYLIQVMIPGDLAPEVIRQLAIQMNITNAGILFDQNFIMNHKYKSLLLNVPTRHVINPLLGSVDDVKEQLTKLRDLDVVNYFLLGEESTINTLLDAGQSLSFTGRKYGWFVVTLNEELWPSCACENISVLFLKPQPPATGNQSQAEPDLKATLPKPFITSAFYYDLTLLGVNAMKSALDDGDWPLEPSHIDCNIFNGTNTPSRGLDFLAKLTETSKNMTPTYAGIAWGNANGEHHADFKMIMYLVKIEREKLASRIESGEWQAGIDMSLQVTNEVVMNNSAVTSYRVVTVQHSPFMMYNNATGQWYGFCIDLLNAIRETVPFEYEIREVEDGQYGSLNENGSWNGLIRELIDKRADIALSSFWVMAEREKVVDFTVPYYDLVGLTIMMQKTKMTTSLFKFLTVLESEVWLCILAAYFFTSFLMWLFDRWSPYSYQNNREKYKDDDEKREFNLRECFWFCMTSLTPQGGGEAPKNLSGRLVAATWWLFGFIIIASYTANLAAFLTVSRLEIPIETLEDLSKQYKIQYAPVYDSPAYTYFQRMADIETRFYEIWKDMSLNDSLSDVERAKLAVWDYPVSDKYTKMFQAMKEAGFPNTMEDALKRIRREGQYSNNEFAFIGDASTIKYYTMTNCDLTQIGEEFSRKPYAIAVQQGSPLKDQFNNAILILLNKRRLEKLKDKWWKHNPEKKQCDSDNNQSDGISIHNIGGVFLVIFVGIVFACFTLAFEYWYYRHRAKVSEFQKSTSPKSKIMKAIKPIRFNLHPAPTHGFQLSQFRSRF; encoded by the exons ATGTACAACAGCAGCAACGTAATATCTTCTACGGTCATTGCATCGATCTTACAAACGATGGCGGAAATCCTGGGTTTCGACTATGATATAAGAGAATCCAGTGACAAAGAGTTTGGCTATGTGATCAAATCGGGTAAATGGACCAGTATGATAGAAGACTTGATGGATATAGTAGATATCGCCGTGGGACCGTTATGGATAACGTCCTCACAAGCGACAG ttataattaatgGGCTGAAGAACGAGGCGGCTAACGTGAGCGTGACCAGCGCCTTGAAAGCTCTGAGAGAAAGATATCCGGGTCATCTGGGCAATGTGTGGTCCGTGCAGATCAACGAGTCCGATTCCAGTGAAAGCCTTGAGATGATATGTAACTCCTGGAACGCGGCCGTCAGCAGAGGCGGCGTCGCCGTCCCGGATCTCGTCCTGGACGTGACGATGACTAATTTAGGCGCGGAAGCTTCCAGCTCGTTCACTGCAGCCATGGGAATACCAACTTTGTCCGCTCAATACGGCCAGAAGGACGATATCCGGTACTGGAGAGACCTGAACACCGATCAAGCAAACTATTTGATACAG GTAATGATTCCGGGTGATCTCGCACCCGAGGTGATCCGGCAGCTGGCAATCCAGATGAACATCACTAATGCCGGCATTCTCTTCGACCAGAACTTCATTATGAATCACAAGTACAAGAGCTTGTTGTTGAACGTGCCGACCAGGCATGTTATCAATCCGCTGCTGGGCTCGGTCGACGACGTGAAAGAGCAATTGACAAAATTGCGGGATTTGGATGTGGTGAATTATTTCCTTTTGGGCGAGGAAAGTACTATCAACACGTTGCTCGACGCCGGACAATCGTTGAGCTTCACCGGGCGGAAATATGGCTGGTTTGTCGTTACCTTGAACGAAGAATTATGGCCGAGCTGCGCGTGCGAGAACATCAGCGTGCTGTTTCTGAAGCCGCAACCGCCGGCGACGGGGAATCAGAGTCAAGCAGAACCCGATCTGAAGGCGACGTTGCCGAAACCTTTTATCACATCCGCCTTTTACTATGATCTGACTCTGTTGGGCGTGAATGCGATGAAATCGGCCCTCGACGACGGTGATTGGCCCTTGGAACCAAGTCACATCGACTGCAACATCTTCAATGGGACAAACACGCCATCCAGGGGCTTGGATTTCTTGGCAAAACTGACGGAGACCTCGAAGAACATGACGCCGACGTATGCCGGCATCGCTTGGGGCAACGCAAACGGAGAGCATCACGCGGACTTCAAGATGATCATGTATCTCGTGAAAATCGAGCGAGAGAAGCTTGCATCGAGAATCGAGAGCGGAGAGTGGCAGGCGGGCATCGATATGTCTTTACAG GTCACCAACGAGGTCGTCATGAACAATAGCGCAGTGACGAGCTACCGGGTGGTCACCGTACAGCATTCGCCCTTTATGATGTACAACAACGCGACCGGTCAGTGGTACGGCTTCTGCATCGACCTGCTGAACGCGATCCGCGAAACCGTGCCGTTCGAGTACGAGATACGCGAGGTGGAGGACGGGCAATACGGCTCGCTGAATGAGAACGGCAGCTGGAACGGCCTGATAAGGGAACTGATCGACAAGCGCGCCGACATCGCCCTAAGCTCGTTCTGGGTAATGGCGGAACGGGAAAAGGTCGTGGACTTCACCGTGCCGTATTACGACCTGGTCGGCCTGACGATCATGATGCAAAAGACCAAGATGACGACGTCGCTCTTCAAGTTTCTCACGGTGCTCGAAAGCGAGGTCTGGCTCTGCATACTGGCGGCTTACTTCTTCACCAGCTTTCTCATGTGGCTGTTCGATCGCTGGTCGCCGTACAGCTACCAGAACAACCGCGAGAAGTACAAGGACGATGACGAAAAACGGGAGTTCAACTTACGTGAGTGCTTCTGGTTCTGCATGACTTCTCTGACCCCGCAGGGCGGCGGCGAGGCGCCGAAGAATCTGTCGGGGAGACTAGTGGCGGCTACATGGTGGCTCTTCGGCTTCATCATCATCGCGTCTTACACGGCCAACCTGGCGGCTTTCCTTACGGTGTCCAGGCTGGAGATACCTATCGAGACATTAGAGGATCTTAGCAAGCAGTACAAGATACAGTACGCGCCTGTATACGATTCGCCGGCGTACACTTACTTCCAGAGGATGGCGGACATCGAGACACGGTTCTACGA AATTTGGAAAGACATGAGCCTGAACGATAGTTTGTCCGACGTGGAAAGGGCGAAACTCGCCGTCTGGGATTATCCTGTTAGCGACAAGTATACGAAAATGTTCCAAGCGATGAAAGAGGCTGGCTTTCCGAATACTATGGAGGACGCGCTAAAGCGAATTCGACGCGAGGGTCAGTACTCGAATAACGAGTTTGCTTTCATCGGCGATGCCTCGACCATCAAGTATTACACTATGACGAATTGCGATCTGACTCAAATCGGAGAAGAGTTTTCGAGGAAACCGTACGCTATCGCTGTCCAGCAAGGATCGCCGCTCAAggatcaatttaataatgc gaTTCTCATactgttaaataaaagaagattgGAGAAATTAAAGGACAAATGGTGGAAACATAATCCCGAGAAAAAACAATGCGATTCGGATAATAATCAGAGTGACGGTATCAGTATTCACAATATCGGCGGCGTGTTTCTTGTAATCTTTGTAGGCATCGTCTTCGCTTGTTTCACGTTAGCTTTCGAGTATTGGTATTATCGGCATCGTGCGAAAGTTAGCGAATTCCAGAAATCCACGTCACCCAAATCGAAGATAATGAAGGCAATTAAACCGATACGATTCAATTTACATCCAGCTCCTACGCATGGGTTTCAATTGTCACAGTTTAGATCGAGATTCTAG
- the Ir25a gene encoding ionotropic receptor 25a isoform X2, protein MLARPYAIMPLYPCIAKICMLCVLSTILSVHGLQDTSARGDKQKPIQSRPVNLFIINGLKNEAANVSVTSALKALRERYPGHLGNVWSVQINESDSSESLEMICNSWNAAVSRGGVAVPDLVLDVTMTNLGAEASSSFTAAMGIPTLSAQYGQKDDIRYWRDLNTDQANYLIQVMIPGDLAPEVIRQLAIQMNITNAGILFDQNFIMNHKYKSLLLNVPTRHVINPLLGSVDDVKEQLTKLRDLDVVNYFLLGEESTINTLLDAGQSLSFTGRKYGWFVVTLNEELWPSCACENISVLFLKPQPPATGNQSQAEPDLKATLPKPFITSAFYYDLTLLGVNAMKSALDDGDWPLEPSHIDCNIFNGTNTPSRGLDFLAKLTETSKNMTPTYAGIAWGNANGEHHADFKMIMYLVKIEREKLASRIESGEWQAGIDMSLQVTNEVVMNNSAVTSYRVVTVQHSPFMMYNNATGQWYGFCIDLLNAIRETVPFEYEIREVEDGQYGSLNENGSWNGLIRELIDKRADIALSSFWVMAEREKVVDFTVPYYDLVGLTIMMQKTKMTTSLFKFLTVLESEVWLCILAAYFFTSFLMWLFDRWSPYSYQNNREKYKDDDEKREFNLRECFWFCMTSLTPQGGGEAPKNLSGRLVAATWWLFGFIIIASYTANLAAFLTVSRLEIPIETLEDLSKQYKIQYAPVYDSPAYTYFQRMADIETRFYEIWKDMSLNDSLSDVERAKLAVWDYPVSDKYTKMFQAMKEAGFPNTMEDALKRIRREGQYSNNEFAFIGDASTIKYYTMTNCDLTQIGEEFSRKPYAIAVQQGSPLKDQFNNAILILLNKRRLEKLKDKWWKHNPEKKQCDSDNNQSDGISIHNIGGVFLVIFVGIVFACFTLAFEYWYYRHRAKVSEFQKSTSPKSKIMKAIKPIRFNLHPAPTHGFQLSQFRSRF, encoded by the exons ATGCTCGCGCGCCCGTATGCGATCATGCCATTATATCCTTGTATCGCTAAAATTTGTATGCTGTGCGTTCTGTCGACAATTTTGTCGGTCCACGGATTACAGGATACGTCAGCCAGAGGCGACAAACAGAAGCCGATACAATCGCGACCGGTGAATCTTT ttataattaatgGGCTGAAGAACGAGGCGGCTAACGTGAGCGTGACCAGCGCCTTGAAAGCTCTGAGAGAAAGATATCCGGGTCATCTGGGCAATGTGTGGTCCGTGCAGATCAACGAGTCCGATTCCAGTGAAAGCCTTGAGATGATATGTAACTCCTGGAACGCGGCCGTCAGCAGAGGCGGCGTCGCCGTCCCGGATCTCGTCCTGGACGTGACGATGACTAATTTAGGCGCGGAAGCTTCCAGCTCGTTCACTGCAGCCATGGGAATACCAACTTTGTCCGCTCAATACGGCCAGAAGGACGATATCCGGTACTGGAGAGACCTGAACACCGATCAAGCAAACTATTTGATACAG GTAATGATTCCGGGTGATCTCGCACCCGAGGTGATCCGGCAGCTGGCAATCCAGATGAACATCACTAATGCCGGCATTCTCTTCGACCAGAACTTCATTATGAATCACAAGTACAAGAGCTTGTTGTTGAACGTGCCGACCAGGCATGTTATCAATCCGCTGCTGGGCTCGGTCGACGACGTGAAAGAGCAATTGACAAAATTGCGGGATTTGGATGTGGTGAATTATTTCCTTTTGGGCGAGGAAAGTACTATCAACACGTTGCTCGACGCCGGACAATCGTTGAGCTTCACCGGGCGGAAATATGGCTGGTTTGTCGTTACCTTGAACGAAGAATTATGGCCGAGCTGCGCGTGCGAGAACATCAGCGTGCTGTTTCTGAAGCCGCAACCGCCGGCGACGGGGAATCAGAGTCAAGCAGAACCCGATCTGAAGGCGACGTTGCCGAAACCTTTTATCACATCCGCCTTTTACTATGATCTGACTCTGTTGGGCGTGAATGCGATGAAATCGGCCCTCGACGACGGTGATTGGCCCTTGGAACCAAGTCACATCGACTGCAACATCTTCAATGGGACAAACACGCCATCCAGGGGCTTGGATTTCTTGGCAAAACTGACGGAGACCTCGAAGAACATGACGCCGACGTATGCCGGCATCGCTTGGGGCAACGCAAACGGAGAGCATCACGCGGACTTCAAGATGATCATGTATCTCGTGAAAATCGAGCGAGAGAAGCTTGCATCGAGAATCGAGAGCGGAGAGTGGCAGGCGGGCATCGATATGTCTTTACAG GTCACCAACGAGGTCGTCATGAACAATAGCGCAGTGACGAGCTACCGGGTGGTCACCGTACAGCATTCGCCCTTTATGATGTACAACAACGCGACCGGTCAGTGGTACGGCTTCTGCATCGACCTGCTGAACGCGATCCGCGAAACCGTGCCGTTCGAGTACGAGATACGCGAGGTGGAGGACGGGCAATACGGCTCGCTGAATGAGAACGGCAGCTGGAACGGCCTGATAAGGGAACTGATCGACAAGCGCGCCGACATCGCCCTAAGCTCGTTCTGGGTAATGGCGGAACGGGAAAAGGTCGTGGACTTCACCGTGCCGTATTACGACCTGGTCGGCCTGACGATCATGATGCAAAAGACCAAGATGACGACGTCGCTCTTCAAGTTTCTCACGGTGCTCGAAAGCGAGGTCTGGCTCTGCATACTGGCGGCTTACTTCTTCACCAGCTTTCTCATGTGGCTGTTCGATCGCTGGTCGCCGTACAGCTACCAGAACAACCGCGAGAAGTACAAGGACGATGACGAAAAACGGGAGTTCAACTTACGTGAGTGCTTCTGGTTCTGCATGACTTCTCTGACCCCGCAGGGCGGCGGCGAGGCGCCGAAGAATCTGTCGGGGAGACTAGTGGCGGCTACATGGTGGCTCTTCGGCTTCATCATCATCGCGTCTTACACGGCCAACCTGGCGGCTTTCCTTACGGTGTCCAGGCTGGAGATACCTATCGAGACATTAGAGGATCTTAGCAAGCAGTACAAGATACAGTACGCGCCTGTATACGATTCGCCGGCGTACACTTACTTCCAGAGGATGGCGGACATCGAGACACGGTTCTACGA AATTTGGAAAGACATGAGCCTGAACGATAGTTTGTCCGACGTGGAAAGGGCGAAACTCGCCGTCTGGGATTATCCTGTTAGCGACAAGTATACGAAAATGTTCCAAGCGATGAAAGAGGCTGGCTTTCCGAATACTATGGAGGACGCGCTAAAGCGAATTCGACGCGAGGGTCAGTACTCGAATAACGAGTTTGCTTTCATCGGCGATGCCTCGACCATCAAGTATTACACTATGACGAATTGCGATCTGACTCAAATCGGAGAAGAGTTTTCGAGGAAACCGTACGCTATCGCTGTCCAGCAAGGATCGCCGCTCAAggatcaatttaataatgc gaTTCTCATactgttaaataaaagaagattgGAGAAATTAAAGGACAAATGGTGGAAACATAATCCCGAGAAAAAACAATGCGATTCGGATAATAATCAGAGTGACGGTATCAGTATTCACAATATCGGCGGCGTGTTTCTTGTAATCTTTGTAGGCATCGTCTTCGCTTGTTTCACGTTAGCTTTCGAGTATTGGTATTATCGGCATCGTGCGAAAGTTAGCGAATTCCAGAAATCCACGTCACCCAAATCGAAGATAATGAAGGCAATTAAACCGATACGATTCAATTTACATCCAGCTCCTACGCATGGGTTTCAATTGTCACAGTTTAGATCGAGATTCTAG
- the LOC105675184 gene encoding uncharacterized protein isoform X2 has translation MRNPALHLVGIATSPGGGEVFGSRAEEELRQWLETRLDALGIDPVAYTRYVLSLLRCPDSALSPPEEAIELDRGIGRRLGARPKAKLPTHGNGEQRRAVMHCLTSAADDNESQGSEKEEGFGFAKAMKRERERVFGNNEWERHELARLEAKFEKLELLWNSIPDAQITASIWQASKTASIWEAPYGNLDSTIWAAPTLSIPSGPLWPADTTKTIFTLPTSDNGCATDTPQELLDDESPIISQNINLISIEDNADECSNKDKTDESSWISWKLDKSLLPSWSPSPETVSCFFPSCSTPVGVHKEPRLSLEVTNLPEPDEDLLTSERTHFRPIKEDKWADGTTFPVNNTIERIAYRRSESGNLLYLPGSETPYMEYRENPEESRKSSASPNFTLKFRVRQGCDKSVQTDPIRSPSPEQPAIPEIPEISEEDIMWQNYILYQIERIYDDHPICIVHPDDLDIAKITEEKKNIEENSFALDQLGWVQSNVSLHNDKERRHSSSFGCQPLTTLRPLTL, from the exons ATGAGGAACCCGGCATTGCATTTGGTCGGGATAGCGACGTCCCCTGGAGGGGGTGAAGTCTTTGGCTCGAGGGCCGAGGAGGAGTTGCGCCAGTGGCTTGAGACACGCCTGGACGCATTGGGAATTGACCCAGTTGCGTACACGCGTTATGTGCTCAGCCTGTTGCGCTGCCCCGACTCGGCCCTAAGTCCTCCGGAAGAGGCCATTGAGTTAGATAGAGGCATAGGACGTCGCTTGGGTGCCCGACCTAAAGCAAAGCTGCCAACACATGGCAATGGAGAGCAACGACGAGCTGTTATGCACTGTTTGACAAGTGCTGCTGATGAT aatgaaTCACAGGGAtcggaaaaagaagaaggtTTTGGATTTGCTAAAGCAATGAAGCGGGAACGGGAAAGAGTATTTGGAAACAACGAGTGGGAACGCCATGAGTTAGCGCGGTTAGAGGCAAAGTTTGAGAAATTAGAGCTACTTTGGAATTCAATACCAGATGCACAGATCACAGCTTCGATATGGCAAGCATCGAAAACGGCTTCTATATGGGAAGCACCATATGGAAATTTAGATTCAACCATATGGGCAGCTCCAACGCTTTCCATTCCTTCTGGACCTCTTTGGCCCGCAGACACTACCAAGACAATCTTTACTTTACCCACCTCAGACAATGGTTGCGCTACTGACACACCCCAAGAATTACTGGATGACGAATCACCGATTATTTCACAGAATATTAATCTAATCAGCATCGAAGATAATGCAGACGAATGTAgcaataaagataaaacag ATGAATCTTCATGGATATCCTGGAAACTTGACAAAAGCTTACTTCCAAGCTGGAGTCCTAGCCCTGAGACAGTTAGCTGCTTCTTTCCGTCATGCTCAACTCCAGTTGGAGTTCACAAGGAGCCCCGTTTGAGTTTGGAGGTTACTAATCTTCCAGAACCAGACGAGGATCTTTTGACTTCTGAGCGTACGCATTTTCGTCCGATAAAAGAGGATAAATGGGCAGATGGGACGACATTTCCCGTGAACAACACGATAGAACGTATTGCGTATCGCAGATCCGAGTCAGGAAATTTGCTGTATCTTCCTGGCAGCGAAACCCCATACATGGAGTACCGGGAGAATCCAGAAGAGTCACGAAAGTCATCCGCGTCTCCGAATTTCACGTTGAAATTCCGAGTGCGACAAGGATGCGATAAAAGCGTCCAAACCGATCCCATACGATCGCCTTCTCCGGAACAGCCGGCGATTCCAGAAATACCGGAGATATCGGAAGAGGATATTATGTGGCAGAATTATATTCTCTACCAGATAGAGCGTATTTACGATGATCACCCTATATGCATCGTACATCCTGATGACTTGGATATAGCTAAAATtacagaagagaaaaaaaacattgaagaaaattcttttgcCTTGGATCAACTTGGCTGGGTACAATCGAATGTATCTTTGCACAATGATAAAGAAAG aaGGCACAGTAGCAGCTTCGGATGCCAACCGCTGACGACTTTACGTCCGTTGACCTTGTAA
- the LOC105675184 gene encoding uncharacterized protein isoform X1, whose amino-acid sequence MRNPALHLVGIATSPGGGEVFGSRAEEELRQWLETRLDALGIDPVAYTRYVLSLLRCPDSALSPPEEAIELDRGIGRRLGARPKAKLPTHGNGEQRRAVMHCLTSAADDKYGVEKLVDELCMKLKELERGSLHNEKDESIKSNHEPKTNLEALTPRDRALRYYAAFPALQSKSIKQFSSRKDKDFATNNNNKNNKINLHNNRNNRARNKKTKMSINESQGSEKEEGFGFAKAMKRERERVFGNNEWERHELARLEAKFEKLELLWNSIPDAQITASIWQASKTASIWEAPYGNLDSTIWAAPTLSIPSGPLWPADTTKTIFTLPTSDNGCATDTPQELLDDESPIISQNINLISIEDNADECSNKDKTDESSWISWKLDKSLLPSWSPSPETVSCFFPSCSTPVGVHKEPRLSLEVTNLPEPDEDLLTSERTHFRPIKEDKWADGTTFPVNNTIERIAYRRSESGNLLYLPGSETPYMEYRENPEESRKSSASPNFTLKFRVRQGCDKSVQTDPIRSPSPEQPAIPEIPEISEEDIMWQNYILYQIERIYDDHPICIVHPDDLDIAKITEEKKNIEENSFALDQLGWVQSNVSLHNDKERRHSSSFGCQPLTTLRPLTL is encoded by the exons ATGAGGAACCCGGCATTGCATTTGGTCGGGATAGCGACGTCCCCTGGAGGGGGTGAAGTCTTTGGCTCGAGGGCCGAGGAGGAGTTGCGCCAGTGGCTTGAGACACGCCTGGACGCATTGGGAATTGACCCAGTTGCGTACACGCGTTATGTGCTCAGCCTGTTGCGCTGCCCCGACTCGGCCCTAAGTCCTCCGGAAGAGGCCATTGAGTTAGATAGAGGCATAGGACGTCGCTTGGGTGCCCGACCTAAAGCAAAGCTGCCAACACATGGCAATGGAGAGCAACGACGAGCTGTTATGCACTGTTTGACAAGTGCTGCTGATGAT AAATATGGAGTAGAGAAGCTGGTTGATGAACTGTGCATGAAACTAAAGGAATTGGAAAGAGGAAGCTTGCATAATGAAAAAGACGAATCTATAAAATCCAATCATGAGCCCAAAACGAATTTAGAAGCACTTACACCTCGTGATAGAGCTCTCAGATACTACGCGGCATTTCCAGCCTTACAATCTAAATCTATTAAACAGTTTTCTTCGCGGAAAGATAAAGATTTTGCCaccaacaataataataaaaacaacaaaattaatctgcataataacagaaataataGAGCTCGAAATAAAAAGACCAAAATGTCTATT aatgaaTCACAGGGAtcggaaaaagaagaaggtTTTGGATTTGCTAAAGCAATGAAGCGGGAACGGGAAAGAGTATTTGGAAACAACGAGTGGGAACGCCATGAGTTAGCGCGGTTAGAGGCAAAGTTTGAGAAATTAGAGCTACTTTGGAATTCAATACCAGATGCACAGATCACAGCTTCGATATGGCAAGCATCGAAAACGGCTTCTATATGGGAAGCACCATATGGAAATTTAGATTCAACCATATGGGCAGCTCCAACGCTTTCCATTCCTTCTGGACCTCTTTGGCCCGCAGACACTACCAAGACAATCTTTACTTTACCCACCTCAGACAATGGTTGCGCTACTGACACACCCCAAGAATTACTGGATGACGAATCACCGATTATTTCACAGAATATTAATCTAATCAGCATCGAAGATAATGCAGACGAATGTAgcaataaagataaaacag ATGAATCTTCATGGATATCCTGGAAACTTGACAAAAGCTTACTTCCAAGCTGGAGTCCTAGCCCTGAGACAGTTAGCTGCTTCTTTCCGTCATGCTCAACTCCAGTTGGAGTTCACAAGGAGCCCCGTTTGAGTTTGGAGGTTACTAATCTTCCAGAACCAGACGAGGATCTTTTGACTTCTGAGCGTACGCATTTTCGTCCGATAAAAGAGGATAAATGGGCAGATGGGACGACATTTCCCGTGAACAACACGATAGAACGTATTGCGTATCGCAGATCCGAGTCAGGAAATTTGCTGTATCTTCCTGGCAGCGAAACCCCATACATGGAGTACCGGGAGAATCCAGAAGAGTCACGAAAGTCATCCGCGTCTCCGAATTTCACGTTGAAATTCCGAGTGCGACAAGGATGCGATAAAAGCGTCCAAACCGATCCCATACGATCGCCTTCTCCGGAACAGCCGGCGATTCCAGAAATACCGGAGATATCGGAAGAGGATATTATGTGGCAGAATTATATTCTCTACCAGATAGAGCGTATTTACGATGATCACCCTATATGCATCGTACATCCTGATGACTTGGATATAGCTAAAATtacagaagagaaaaaaaacattgaagaaaattcttttgcCTTGGATCAACTTGGCTGGGTACAATCGAATGTATCTTTGCACAATGATAAAGAAAG aaGGCACAGTAGCAGCTTCGGATGCCAACCGCTGACGACTTTACGTCCGTTGACCTTGTAA
- the LOC105675139 gene encoding cytosolic carboxypeptidase 6, whose amino-acid sequence MVFPYEGRDPLEQTSLYQRADESEDSDAEGGMGNVNKMIIRPPGHSGKAKKGHICFDATFETGNLGRVDLISEFEYDLFIRPDTCGPRLRLWFNFTVDNVKADQRVIFNIVNISKSENLFRQGMTPLVKSSSRPKWQRIPREQVFYYRSAQHQNHYVLSFAFAFDREDDMYQFTLTYPYSYTRYLGHLDNLCSRLLYTKRETLAESIQKRNIELVTITSDLEDTERPRKVVVVLARVHPGESPSSFVCQGLMDFLVSAHPIAQVLREYVIFKIVPMLNPDGVFLGNYRSTVMGLDLNRSWNRISEWIHPSLLATRSMLKSLDKNSHTPLDCVLDLHAHTNATGVFVYGNTYEDVYRYERHIVLPKLLAQHADDYELGNTMYNQDHNKAGTARRYLCSILKEHVNCYSIEVSMHGYNKKGIPGIMPYTEEGYYRLGRNLARVFLEYYKLTGLIPSGLPDQPSNRRTRQSRQRYRLPKQPRPRTVRTPATLHLASIYEYFREEVEPLPSARYRSMSGTRMGQHPGTGIASETGAGVGGGGGGSRSQSYRFRSPGAPLDRVQALTTRPDAEPRLTIIDFNQLTRGGLELATSKNRPTVPRKSVKLRR is encoded by the exons ATGGTCTTCCCTTACGAGGGACGGGATCCCCTGGAGCAAACCAGTCTTTATCAGCGCGCCGATG AAAGCGAGGATAGCGATGCCGAGGGTGGCATGGGTAACGTGAACAAGATGATAATACGACCACCTGGACACAGCGGCAAGGCCAAGAAGGGTCACATCTGCTTCGACGCCACATTCGAGACCGGTAATCTTGGCAGGGTGGATTTAATCTCCGAATTTGAGTACGATCTTTTCATCAGGCCCGACACCTGTGGGCCCAGACTACGCCTGTGGTTTAACTTCACCGTGGATAATGTAAAGGCGGATCAACGGGTGATCTTCAACATCGTAAATATCTCTAAGAGCGAGAATCTCTTTCGACAGGGAATGACGCCGTTGGTGAAGAGCAGCAGTAGACCGAAATGGCAGAGAATACCGCGAGAACAG gttttttattacagatccGCGCAGCATCAGAATCACTACGTCCTGAGCTTTGCATTCGCGTTCGATCGCGAAGACGATATGTATCAATTCACTCTGACATATCCCTATTCGTACACTCGTTACTTGGGACACCTCGATAATCTATGCAGCAGATTGTTGTACACAAAGAGAGAGACGCTAGCCGAGTCGATTCAAAAGAGGAACATAGAGCTTGTAACTATAACCTCCGACCTCGAGGACACCGAGCGACCTAGAAAAGTGGTCGTCGTCCTCGCTAGAGTTCACCCGGGCGAGTCACCGTCCTCGTTCGTGTGTCAGGGGTTGATGGACTTCTTGGTCAGCGCGCACCCTATCGCTCAGGTTCTACGAGAGTATGTGATTTTTAAGATAGTACCGATGCTGAACCCCGACGGTGTTTTTCTCGGAAATTACAG GTCCACCGTGATGGGATTAGATCTGAATCGATCCTGGAACCGTATCTCCGAATGGATTCACCCTAGCCTGCTCGCAACCAGATCGATGCTGAAATCTCTTGATAAGAACTCTCACACGCCGTTGGATTGCGTGCTAGATTTGCACGCGCACACCAATGCCACGGGTGTCTTCGTCTACGGGAACACGTACGAGGACGTCTACAG GTACGAGAGGCACATCGTTTTGCCGAAATTGTTAGCTCAGCATGCGGACGATTACGAATTAGGCAACACCATGTACAATCAGGACCACAACAAGGCCGGGACCGCGCGCCGCTATTTATGCTCTATTTTGAAGGAGCATGTCAATTGCTACAGCATAGAAGTTTCCATGCACGGCTATAATAAGAAGGGAATACCTGGTATAATGCCGTATACAGAGGAAGGAT ATTATAGGCTGGGCCGCAATCTGGCTCGCGTCTTCCTGGAATATTACAAGCTTACTGGACTTATCCCGTCGGGGCTTCCTGATCAGCCGTCGAACAGACGAACGCGTCAATCGCGGCAACGGTACCGTCTTCCAAAGCAGCCCAGACCGAGAACAGTCAGGACTCCGGCGACCTTACATCTCGCTAGCATCTACga GTATTTCCGGGAGGAAGTTGAGCCGCTCCCGAGCGCTCGTTACCGATCGATGAGCGGTACGCGGATGGGACAGCACCCCGGAACCGGAATCGCGAGTGAAACTGGAGCGGGtgttggcggcggcggcggcggcagccgTAGTCAGAGCTACAGGTTCCGGAGTCCCGGGGCACCGCTCGACAGGGTGCAAGCCCTGACGACGCGACCCGACGCCGAGCCGCGGCTCACCATTATCGATTTCAATCAGCTGACGCGGGGTGGTTTGGAGCTCGCGACCAGCAAGAACAGACCAACAGTCCCACGCAAGAGTGTCAAGTTGCGCAGATAG